Proteins found in one Candidatus Hydrogenedens sp. genomic segment:
- a CDS encoding V-type ATP synthase subunit F (produces ATP from ADP in the presence of a proton gradient across the membrane; the F subunit is part of the catalytic core of the ATP synthase complex): protein SIILITEELAKESKEIIQDYRLISNAVITTIPTHKGTQHLGFRELKRQIEYSIGVDMLGKEE, encoded by the coding sequence TCGATAATCCTGATAACAGAAGAACTTGCAAAAGAGTCAAAGGAAATTATACAAGACTATAGATTAATAAGTAATGCAGTTATAACAACGATTCCAACACATAAAGGCACACAACATTTGGGATTTAGAGAACTAAAAAGACAGATTGAATATTCAATCGGTGTGGATATGCTCGGGAAAGAGGAATAA